The following are from one region of the Silurus meridionalis isolate SWU-2019-XX chromosome 25, ASM1480568v1, whole genome shotgun sequence genome:
- the si:ch211-114c12.2 gene encoding basic salivary proline-rich protein 1: MVRPHSGSPRSRQRSFSGDGHGEHRGGRMGPPPRGFRGPPGKTPPSWREGNGGGHSPYHRDKRPPMGDPRERPHGHWTPQNHDNFRPYPMNQDSHRGRRRSSPSRSNRPPPVQHRHSPHEPPPGHHRSFHGNHSGHVSPSARYFHSPPPDRRGMPPHNNTFRAPNRFQNSPHPQERSWGPGRQLSPRERPFGRPAHRGHRWNGPGGYPHPNGDPRPSAPPQRKPREFHERNSYPERWSSDREPRKQHGDPRRGRGRGRPGHHAPEWPRREGGYPCPRLPYRSPSWKSGPPSSSNSSSRFPPPPPPRPHERLPMRPMKRRIQEMGRPAPPELEHGPPKRFRREMPLRPMPLKGFGGRGLSLKDKSRLLKGRKFREESVARFKMPLQRPRPPNKMQDEDEEEEEHMGEPSVPRPRKIPLKKSVKRQPSRDSSSDTDSQSADAEMDSETQVESRRSGRARSSSPLDRQLTHDLVVVSHWEAGTRSSSPKSSTSWKSRMSHNNKAGSGQNLDHRFGNSGREQKPRRMMEGPGKPLRKPGPFQKPGFRPAPALQKGPDGVFRRPLMATILTRPPFHQKPVFRKSQSIMTKYRNMQTLRHKAPPHPRQATSYRRW; the protein is encoded by the exons ATGGTAAGACCACACTCAGGTTCTCCTCGTTCCAGGCAGAG GTCTTTCTCTGGTGATGGACACGGTGAGCACCGCGGAGGGAGAATGGGCCCTCCTCCGAGAGGATTTCGAGGCCCCCCAGGTAAGACCCCTCCCAGCTGGAGAGAGGGCAACGGTGGAGGACATTCTCCTTACCACAGAGACAAGAGACCTCCGATGGGAGACCCGAGGGAGAGACCACATGGACACTGGACACCTCAGAACCATGACAACTTCAGACCTTATCCCATGAATCAGGATTCTCATCGTGGCCGCAGAAGGTCATCTCCGTCCCGCTCGAACCGCCCTCCCCCTGTCCAACACCGCCACTCCCCTCACGAGCCCCCACCAGGCCACCACAGGTCTTTCCACGGGAACCACTCTGGCCATGTTTCTCCTTCTGCCAGATATTTCCACAGCCCTCCGCCAGACCGCAGGGGGATGCCACCACATAACAACACCTTCAGAGCCCCGAACCGATTCCAAAACTCTCCCCACCCACAGGAGAGGAGCTGGGGTCCTGGAAGGCAGCTAAGCCCCAGGGAGAGGCCCTTTGGGCGTCCGGCCCACAGAGGGCATCGTTGGAATGGCCCAGGGGGTTACCCTCACCCTAACGGGGATCCCCGACCCTCTGCCCCGCCTCAGAGAAAGCCCAGAGAGTTCCATGAGAGGAACTCGTATCCAGAGAG GTGGTCTTCAGACAGAGAGCCACGGAAGCAGCACGGAGACCCCCGGAGGGGCCGAGGGAGGGGAAGGCCCGGGCACCACGCCCCCGAATGGCCCCGTAGGGAAGGGGGTTACCCGTGCCCTCGCCTCCCTTACAGATCTCCTTCGTGGAAATCTGGTCCACCGTCTTCCTCCAACTCGTCCTCCAGAtttcctcctccaccaccaccgcGGCCGCACGAGAGGCTTCCAATGCGTCCAATGAAGAGGAGGATTCAGGAAATGGGACGCCCAGCACCTCCTGAGCTCGAGCACGGACCGCCCAAACGCTTCCGTAGAGAGATGCCCTTACGCCCGATGCCTCTAAAAGGTTTTGGAGGTCGTGGCCTGTCCCTCAAGGACAAGTCCCGGCTGTTAAAAGGTCGCAAGTTCAGAGAGGAATCCGTGGCGAGGTTTAAAATGCCCCTGCAGAGGCCCAGGCCTCCAAACAAGATgcaggatgaggatgaggaggaggaggagcacaTGGGCGAACCCTCAGTACCTCGGCCTCGTAAGATTCCTCTGAAGAAAAGTGTGAAGAGGCAGCCGTCTCGAGACTCCTCATCAGACACGGACTCCCAATCTGCTGATGCTGAAATGGACTCCGAGACACAGGTGGAATCCCGGCGCTCTGGTCGAGCTCGCAG CTCTTCACCTTTAGACCGCCAGCTGACCCACGACCTGGTGGTGGTATCTCACTGGGAAGCTGGAACTAGAAGCTCAAGTCCTAAAAGCAGCACATCCTGGAAAAGCCGAATGTCTCATAATAATAAAGcag GTTCAGGTCAGAATCTGGATCACCGCTTTGGGAACTCGGGACGGGAGCAGAAGCCGcgacg GATGATGGAAGGTCCTGGAAAACCGTTACGGAAACCTGGTCCATTTCAG aaacccGGGTTCCGTCCTGCCCCTGCACTTCAGAAAGGTCCTGATGGTGTCTTCAGAAGACCCCTGATG GCCACCATCCTCACTCGTCCTCCCTTCCACCAGAAACCAGTGTTCAGGAAAAGTCAGAGCATCATGACGAAGTACAGGAACATGCAGACGCTCCGGCACAAAGCCCCGCCCCACCCCCGCCAGGCCACCAGCTACCGCCGCTGGTGA
- the mrps31 gene encoding 28S ribosomal protein S31, mitochondrial isoform X1, with translation MYRRACFSLSRGRNALIHARDLKLNLQKCTDRVSASGFRVLVNHRVFGTSAARRSEQKKDGERTEESTMKHDDEEHKCEVKVRESEKILLKATYEEAAARNESRPENTAEITVSDPRSATEEKKEEKKGKQGLLELLGAMKVDTTTKTKLKSLRKGLSGQENAVKQKRVVMESTSSMFQQATAPPSESLSPEMVAAVSAAASTLPDRSRVESELLKQLRKHEAVSEEERRAETQNIGNVIADMKVGKKPGVRLNSWPANQIRFDDDGRGYTHDRGIMGELGEIRRRNSAFTAKKLNIFSAVDQDTQTDAGPSLWDAELANQLARAVNQRPRNGFEEMIVWTREGKLWQYPVNNQAGMEEEAKVPFHEHVFLERHLADGFPRHGPIRHFMELVVTGLSKNHQLTVAQKLEHITWFQNYFQEKQEILGEAEA, from the exons ATGTACAGACGCGCGTGCTTCTCTCTGTCTCGGGGCAGAAACGCGTTAATTCACGCGCGTGACCTAAAACTGAATCTCCAGAAATGTACGGACAGAGTTTCCGCTTCCGGTTTCAG GGTTTTAGTGAACCACAGGGTGTTTGGGACGAGTGCAGCGAGACGGTCTGAGcagaagaaagatggagagagaacgGAGGAGTCCACGATGAAGCACGATGATGAGGAACACAAGTGTGAAGTGAAAGTCCGAGAGTCGGAGAAGATTTTGTTGAAGGCGACGTatgaagaagcagcagcgagGAATGAGAGCAGACCTGAGAACACCGCTGAAATAACAGTGTCTGACCCGAGATCAGCGacggaggagaagaaggaggagaagaagggaAAACAGGGTCTGCTGGAGCTGCTGGGGGCCATGAAGGTGGACACAACCACCAAAACCAAGCTGAAGTCTCTGAGGAAGGGTCTGAGTGGACAGGAGAACGCTGTGAAGCAGAAGCGAGTGGTGATGGAGAGCACGAGCAGCATGTTTCAGCAGGCTACAGCGCCACCCAG cgaGTCTCTGAGTCCTGAGATGGTTGCTGCAGTCTCGGCCGCCGCCTCCACACTTCCTGATCGCTCGCGAGTCGAGTCGGAGCTCCTGAAGCAGCTGCGGAAACACGAGGCCGTGTCTGAGGAGGAGAGACGAGCCGAGACGCAGAACATCGG GAACGTCATCGCTGATATGAAAGTGGGGAAGAAGCCTGGAGTGAGACTGAACAGCTGGCCGGCCAATCAGATTCGGTTTGATGATGATGGGCGGGGCTACACACATGACCGTGGCATCATGGGGGAGCTCGGGGAAATCCGGCGCAG gaaTTCTGCATTTACTGCAAAGAAGCTGAACATCTTCAGTGCTGTGGATCAGGACACACAGACGGATGCTG GCCCCTCCCTCTGGGATGCTGAATTGGCCAATCAGCTCGCGCGAGCGGTTAATCAGAGACCTCGTAACGGCTTCGAGGAGATGATTGTGTGGACGCGGGAGGGGAAGCTGTGGCAGTACCCCGTCAACAACCAGGCGG ggATGGAGGAGGAAGCAAAGGTCCCGTTTCATGAGCACGTGTTCCTGGAGCGCCACCTGGCGGACGGTTTTCCTCGGCACGGCCCCATCAGAcacttcatggagctggtggTCACTGGACTCTCCAAGAACCACCAGCTGACAGTTGCTCAGAAGCTGGAGCACATCACCTGGTTCCAAAACTACTTCCAGGAGAAACAAGAGATCCTGGGTGAGGCTGAAGCGTGA
- the mrps31 gene encoding 28S ribosomal protein S31, mitochondrial isoform X2 — translation MELRVLVNHRVFGTSAARRSEQKKDGERTEESTMKHDDEEHKCEVKVRESEKILLKATYEEAAARNESRPENTAEITVSDPRSATEEKKEEKKGKQGLLELLGAMKVDTTTKTKLKSLRKGLSGQENAVKQKRVVMESTSSMFQQATAPPSESLSPEMVAAVSAAASTLPDRSRVESELLKQLRKHEAVSEEERRAETQNIGNVIADMKVGKKPGVRLNSWPANQIRFDDDGRGYTHDRGIMGELGEIRRRNSAFTAKKLNIFSAVDQDTQTDAGPSLWDAELANQLARAVNQRPRNGFEEMIVWTREGKLWQYPVNNQAGMEEEAKVPFHEHVFLERHLADGFPRHGPIRHFMELVVTGLSKNHQLTVAQKLEHITWFQNYFQEKQEILGEAEA, via the exons ATGGAGCTAag GGTTTTAGTGAACCACAGGGTGTTTGGGACGAGTGCAGCGAGACGGTCTGAGcagaagaaagatggagagagaacgGAGGAGTCCACGATGAAGCACGATGATGAGGAACACAAGTGTGAAGTGAAAGTCCGAGAGTCGGAGAAGATTTTGTTGAAGGCGACGTatgaagaagcagcagcgagGAATGAGAGCAGACCTGAGAACACCGCTGAAATAACAGTGTCTGACCCGAGATCAGCGacggaggagaagaaggaggagaagaagggaAAACAGGGTCTGCTGGAGCTGCTGGGGGCCATGAAGGTGGACACAACCACCAAAACCAAGCTGAAGTCTCTGAGGAAGGGTCTGAGTGGACAGGAGAACGCTGTGAAGCAGAAGCGAGTGGTGATGGAGAGCACGAGCAGCATGTTTCAGCAGGCTACAGCGCCACCCAG cgaGTCTCTGAGTCCTGAGATGGTTGCTGCAGTCTCGGCCGCCGCCTCCACACTTCCTGATCGCTCGCGAGTCGAGTCGGAGCTCCTGAAGCAGCTGCGGAAACACGAGGCCGTGTCTGAGGAGGAGAGACGAGCCGAGACGCAGAACATCGG GAACGTCATCGCTGATATGAAAGTGGGGAAGAAGCCTGGAGTGAGACTGAACAGCTGGCCGGCCAATCAGATTCGGTTTGATGATGATGGGCGGGGCTACACACATGACCGTGGCATCATGGGGGAGCTCGGGGAAATCCGGCGCAG gaaTTCTGCATTTACTGCAAAGAAGCTGAACATCTTCAGTGCTGTGGATCAGGACACACAGACGGATGCTG GCCCCTCCCTCTGGGATGCTGAATTGGCCAATCAGCTCGCGCGAGCGGTTAATCAGAGACCTCGTAACGGCTTCGAGGAGATGATTGTGTGGACGCGGGAGGGGAAGCTGTGGCAGTACCCCGTCAACAACCAGGCGG ggATGGAGGAGGAAGCAAAGGTCCCGTTTCATGAGCACGTGTTCCTGGAGCGCCACCTGGCGGACGGTTTTCCTCGGCACGGCCCCATCAGAcacttcatggagctggtggTCACTGGACTCTCCAAGAACCACCAGCTGACAGTTGCTCAGAAGCTGGAGCACATCACCTGGTTCCAAAACTACTTCCAGGAGAAACAAGAGATCCTGGGTGAGGCTGAAGCGTGA
- the slc25a15b gene encoding solute carrier family 25 member 15b, producing the protein MSSHPGVQAIIDLSAGAVGGMVCVLSGQSLDTVKVKMQSFPSLYRGFLHCLFSTYKQVGIRGLYQGTTPALMANISENAVLFMCYGFCQEVVRRGCGLNRDSTLSNVQKACAGSVASFFSSFVLCPTELVKCRLQVMNEMSSSEKISSTHTSVWSVIKSIMKAEGPSGFFQGLTPTIAREVPGYFCFFGAYELCRSTFSKHLQCSRDDIGMVCTMLSGGVGGTCLWLVIYPMDCVKSRIQVMSMAQSQAGFYKIFTHIFRTEGVRALYSGLTPTMIRTFPANGALFMGYEASRKLMMSQFNS; encoded by the exons ATGTCTTCTCACCCCGGTGTGCAGGCCATTATAGACCTGTCTGCTGGAGCTGTAG gagggatggtgtgtgtgttgagtgggCAGTCGCTGGACACAGTGAAGGTGAAAATGCAGTCGTTTCCGTCTCTCTATCGGGGTTTCCTGCACTGTCTGTTCTCCACCTACAAGCAGGTGGGCATCAGGGGGCTGTACCAGGGGACCACGCCCGCTCTGATGGCCAACATAAGCGAGAACGCAGTGCTCTTCATGTGCTACGGTTTCTGTCAGGAGGTGGTGCGGCGGGGGTGTGGCCTCAACCGAGACTCCACCCTCAG taatgtACAGAAGGCGTGTGCTGGCTCGGTagcctccttcttctcctcgtTTGTTTTGTGCCCTACGGAGTTGGTGAAGTGCCGACTGCAGGTGATGAATGAGATGAGTTCCTCGGAGAAGATCAGCTCCACCCACAC ctcAGTGTGGTCAGTAATAAAGTCCATCATGAAGGCTGAAGGTCCTTCAGGGTTTTTTCAGGGTCTCACTCCGACCATCGCCAGAGAGGTGCCGGGATACTTCTGCTTCTTCGGGGCGTACGAGCTCTGTCGCTCCACCTTCTCTAAACACCTGCAGTGTAGCAGAGACGACatcg gcATGGTCTGCACCATGCTGAGTGGTGGTGTGGGTGGAACATGTCTCTGGTTGGTGATTTATCCGATGGACTGTGTGAAGTCGAGGATTCAGGTGATGTCCATGGCACAGAGTCAGGCTGGATTTTACAAAATCTTCACACACATCTTCAGGACTGAAG GTGTGAGAGCTCTGTATTCAGGTCTCACTCCCACGATGATCAGGACGTTCCCCGCCAACGGCGCTCTCTTCATGGGGTACGAGGCGAGTCGCAAACTGATGATGTCACAGTTTAACAGCTGA